The Streptomyces sp. NBC_00459 DNA segment CGTCGGCGACAGCCCCCGCTGCGTGACGAGCATCAGCGGGATGAAGGACTCGGCAGAGATGAACGCCCCAGCGGCGACCCCGCGCAACAGGACGACGGAAGGCAGCCCGCGCGCGGCCCGATAGGTCCCCCGGGGAAGCAGCCCGAGCACGGCGGGCACGAGCAACGAGACGCCGAGGAGCCCGGGAAGGAGCGAGAACCAGCTCAAATCCTGGGCCGCGTACTGAAGCAGCCCGGCACCGAACGAGATCCCGAGCGCAAGCCGGATACGCCGCCGACCCCCCTGCTCGTCCCGCTCCCCCGCCTTCACGGGCCCGCCCGCCAGCCGCCGTATCTGAGGCAGCGCGAGGGCGAGCGGAAAGACGACAAGGACCGGAATCCCGACGAACACCCACCGCCAGCCGAGCTGCTCGGTGACGGCACCGGCGGCAAGCGGCCCCACGACGGAGGGCACAACCCAACTCGCGGCGAACGCGGCCATGATCGAGGCCCGCAACCGCTCCGGATAGGCCCGCCCGACCACCACGTACAGGGAAACGATCACCAGTCCACCCCCCAGCCCCTGCACGGCCCGCCCGGCGATGAACAGCCACATGACCCCGGCGGTCCCGGACAGCAGCAACCCGGCCGCGAAGGCGGCGATCCCGGTGGTCAGCGGCCCCAGCGGCCCTCTACGGTCCGACCACTGCCCGGCGAGCACCATCCCGAACAGACTGGTCGTGAAGTACCCGGAGAACGCGAACGCGTACAGCGACACCCCGTCCAGCTCCCGCGCGGCGACGGGCATGGCCGTCCCCACGGCGGTCGCCTCGAAGGCGATCAGCAGCACGACGGAGACGATCCCGACACTGAGCGCCCGATAGGAACGCCCCAGCACCCCCTCACCGGGTACGGCAGCCAAAGGGTTGTCCGCGCCGGCGGTGTCGTCAGCGACGCCGGTGTCGCCCGGTTCCAGTGAGGTCATGCAGGCCAGCGTAAGGGTCGTCCCCCACCTTGACCCCTGTCGGAGGTAGGACCCCACCCGGGACCTTGGTCGTACGCCCACCGGCCGCCGACCCCGCCCTTCCCCCCCGCCTGGTTCATGAACGGCGTGTGGCAGTCCCGTTGCAGCGCGCCCGGCTCCCTTGTTCCTCCGCCCACCCCGCCCCTA contains these protein-coding regions:
- a CDS encoding MFS transporter yields the protein MTSLEPGDTGVADDTAGADNPLAAVPGEGVLGRSYRALSVGIVSVVLLIAFEATAVGTAMPVAARELDGVSLYAFAFSGYFTTSLFGMVLAGQWSDRRGPLGPLTTGIAAFAAGLLLSGTAGVMWLFIAGRAVQGLGGGLVIVSLYVVVGRAYPERLRASIMAAFAASWVVPSVVGPLAAGAVTEQLGWRWVFVGIPVLVVFPLALALPQIRRLAGGPVKAGERDEQGGRRRIRLALGISFGAGLLQYAAQDLSWFSLLPGLLGVSLLVPAVLGLLPRGTYRAARGLPSVVLLRGVAAGAFISAESFIPLMLVTQRGLSPTLAGFSLAAGGVTWALGSSVQARARMEPYRERLMTVGMVVVAASIAAAPAVLIDAVPVWTLAVVWAFGCFGMGLVIASTSVLLLQLSAPEEAGTNSAALQISDGLSNVVLLAGGGAAFAALGGGTVAHASAASGGGSHPGAFAAVFLPMAGVALVGAWVTTRVRATPS